A region of the Armatimonadota bacterium genome:
TGCAATGCCCAAGCTTTCTGGCCATCGGATAAGCATTGGCACGGCTGCAGAGCCTTCGTATGGATATGACTTTCGCCAATGGTAGTGGTCGCCTTGCATATCGCCGTGGTCAGAGGTAAACAATATCAGAGTATTTTCCATCATGCCCCTTTTCTCAAGCGCTTTCAGGATGCGGCCAACCTGTTCATCAATAAAGGAAATTGAGCCATAATAGCCTCTCCGTGAGCGTCTAACTTGCTCGATGCCCAGGTCGCCATACCATAAAGTGTAATTTTTAGGGTTGGCTTTCTCGCCAAACTTTGCTGCCCAGTCGCCGATATATGGCGCTGGCATATCGTCTTCATTATACGATTCCCAAAAGCGCTTTGGTGGGTCATAGGGGCTATGGGGACGTGCGAATGAAACCTTCAGCATGAAAGGTTCGTCGCGTCGGTAGTTTTCAATGAAATTAACAGCTTGGTCACCAGTCCATCGGGTTGGATGCAATTCTTCAGGCAAGGCATAAATTCCTGAACGGTAGTCATTCCAGCCAATGCCGGTTGCGTCTGGGTTTAGGTCTGGAGCTTTTTCCTTGAACCATTTTCGGTAGTCGCTAATGAAATCCGGGCTAAATACGCGGCCTGATTCGTCAAGTAGTGCTCCTTGGAAGCCATGGTAATTGCGTTGAGGATGGTAGTGGAGCTTTCCAATTGCGAACGTATAGTAGCCTGCATCATTAAGTGCACGCGGCATCTCGAAGGCATACCGTTCGGCAACTTGGCCGAATCCTATCATCCCGTGGTGCCAAGGGGATAGGCCGGTCAAGAGCGCTGCTCGTGCAGGGGTGCAGGTTGGTGTCGAACTATATGCATTTAAGAAAAGCGCTCCTTCGCGCGCTATGCGATCCAGGTTCGGAGTTTTGATTGCCTTGTTGCCCATGCATCCTAAGCAGTCCCATCGGTGTTGGTCGGTCATTAGAAACAGAATGTTGGGCCTGCTCTTATTTTCGCTTGCAAAAACATTGCTACTCGAAATGGCGGCGAGTCCAGCGCCAACAAGTTTCATAAACTCTCTCCGCGTTGATTTCATGCTTTTGATTCCCCTTCACATAATTTGCGGTGGCATTATTGTTTAGTTGAACCTTTGGGAATCACGTTCTCTATTGAAAAATTCTCCAAAATCTTTCGAATAACCTCCATGTTGGTTTTTAGTTTAAAGAGGCAGAGAATTGTGATTGGGATAGCACTTCTTGACATTTTATCCTTGGTGGTGGCAATATTCTGACAGTTAGCAGGTTTTGTAAGTTAGCAAAAGAAGGGGGATGGCTAATGGATTACTCGAGAAGGAGTTTTTTACGTTGGAGTGGTGTGGCTTTGGCAGGGGCCGCGTTAACACCAAGCATGGTATTGGCAGATTCGGAAGAGGCTGGAGGGAAAAGAATGGAAAAGTCGTCAAAGAAAATCAGGATTGGGGTTGTTGGCGGTGGATTCGGTGCTGCATTTCATTGGCATTTGCATCCAAACTGCATTGTCGAAGCAGTAAGTGATTTGAGGGAAGATAGACGGAAGCACCTCCAAAACGTTTATAAGTGCGATAAGGCTTACAATTCATTAGAGGAGCTTGTTAAGGATAGGAATGTCGATGCTGTGGCCGTGTTTACAGGTGCGCCAGACCATGTGAAACACTGTGTAACTTGTATGAAAGCTGGTAAGCATGTTATCTCGGCAGTTCCTGCGTGTATGTCCCTGGAGGAGGCTGAGGAATTGTTGGAAACTCAGCAGAAGACTGGTCTTACTTATATGATGGCTGAGACTAGTTATTACCACCCTGTGGCAATATCGGCTCGAAAGTTTTATATGGAAGGTAAGTTCGGAGACATTTATTACACCGAGGCCGAATATCATCATGCTGGGATGGAATATACGCTATGGAAAGACGCGGAGGGAAAACCTACATGGCGGTGGGGTTTTCCTCCAATGCTCTATCCTACCCACTGTACGTCTTTTCTTGTGGGTACCACTGGCGAACGGTTGGTCGAAGTGACTTGTATTGGATGGGGCGACGGCGATCCAATTATGGATGGTAATCCCTATAACAATAAGTTTTGGAATGAAACTGCGCTATTTAAAACTGACAAAGGGCATGCTTTCAGAGTCTCAATCAACTGGCGGGGTGCGTTTGGTGGATGCGAACGTGCGCAGTGGTATGGAAGCAAAATGAGTTTATTTGAGCCGCATCCAAATGGAGTGGGGGCGGTAATACGGAGAGCAACGAATAAGTATGTAAAGGACAGCGCGGGATACGATGTTGGGCTAGCGGAATTCGAAAGATATGAGCCGCCTAATTGGGCCGAATTGCTTCTCCCGGAACCTTTGCGTGTTGGCGGCGGGCATGAGGGCGCCGAACCTTTTTTGACGCATGAGTTTGTGGATGCTCTTCTTAATGAGCGCACACCAGCCATTGATATATACGAAGCACTTGCATACACAGTACCGGGGATAATTGCGCATAAATCTGCCCTAGAAGGTGGGAAGCATATGAAAGTGCCCGTATACAAGCGCAAAGCCTAGTTTGTTGTAGTTGATTTACACAAATTATTGCTCCGAATAGTTTATACTGCTTTATTATGGCTGTTCGGGCGGTTCGTTATTGGCAATAATTGCTTTGTCTCCAATTTCGTTGATTATGACTACCCCGTGTTCTCCATTGTTTTCTGTAACGATGGCATTCTTTAAACCTTTTCGGAGGGCAATGCTTGGCTTGTTTCCTGCTTGGAAACTGCATCCTCGTATTTGCAGGCGTCCATTATCTGCCTCCACGACCGGATTTGGTGAACTATGGGGAGTGCTGAAGTAGCAGTCGGAGAGGGATGTAAAGCCTTGATTATGAGAGACGACATTCTGGATTGAAGGCCCCCAGAATGCACAGTTTACTAGGCGAACAGAGCCGTTACATGTGGGTGCAATTTCCACTTCGATTGGGTTGTCACCGGCAAAAGCAACAAATTGACCATTAGTGATTAGAAGGCCCATGAATTGGATTTCTTCTACAACAATGCATCTTTGTGCCCAGTCTGCGCCAATTCCACAAAATTGGCCATTGCACATGCCGCTTGGCGTTTTTATGAAGTGGTAGCCAATCTTTACAGGGAAGACAAAGGTGTTAGTAACGTATTCCCAATCGGTTCGGCCAAATATGAATGCTTCACAGTTGTTTATCATATACTTGTTTACTATCTCAATGTCGCCGCCTACCTCTTTTGACCACCACCAATGTCCGTGAAACTGGACGTTTTCTATGCGGCCAATGTCTGTGCAGGCATCAACAAATATCCCTCGACGAAGGACGCACCCATAGACACTTCGGATGCGATGGCGAACATTTGGCTCTGGACCAACACGAATGCCATTATAGCTATTTATGAGAGTAACATTTTCAACGGTGTTGTCTTCGCCTTGAAGATGAAAAGTCCATGCGTATGGATGTATGTCAGTTACTTTCTGTTCGGGGTAATAAACGGTAAGGCCACTTACGGAAGTTGAGGCGTGGAGTTCGAAAAGAGCAGGACCATTTTCGTCATCTCGGCCCCCGGTTGCTAGGATTACAGTTCCTGTAAGGGGATTATTGTATCTGGGCGCTTTGTTGCAGCCTTTAAGCGAGACTCCTGGTGGAATGTTCAGGCTTCCCTTGATGAGATATTTCCCTGGTGGAAGATAAACAACCCCTCCGAATTTTGCGGCTTCATCAAGGGCCTTTTGGACGGCAGCTGTATCATCGGTAACACCGTCAGCCTTTGCACCGTACTGTTTTGCATTTAAAATTCCTTCCATGTTCCCATTCTCCTGGGCGAGAAGCTGCACTGCCATTAATATGAGCGTAGAAACGATAAGCAACAAACGCATTTGTTTTCTCCCTAGGTAGATTTTAATAACACTGACGTCTTTGTTCTTGCAGATTCCTGGGCTGCAAGCATTACTTCAACTACTTTGCGGCCTTCTCTAATGTCAACGGGGACGGATGAGCGGTTTATCACGGTTTCCAAAAATGTTCTATCTTCCGCTCGAAACATATCATCCCTATCAGTTTCTAATTCTTCTATGTACCACTTTCTTGTCTTGGCTTCATAAAGTGAAAGAACGCATTTATCCCATCGTGCAAACTCTACAAATATTGTACCCTCGGTTCCTAACAATTCCATTTGGCGGTGGCGGGCTCTTTCAAAAAAATCTAGATGCACACTAGCAACACAGCGATCTTCAAATTCTATAAGCATTTCGACCATATCCGGTGAGTTCATCTCAACATCGCTAAAGTTGCCATCTATGCCAAAGACTCGAACAGGACGCTGGCTAGCATACCACAACGCAAGGTCAATGTCGTGCATAAGTTCATAGACGCCACTGTATTTTGAAATATACATGTTCTTGTAATTAGGCATTACTTCGGGGATGTATTCTCCGACGAGTGCTCTAATGGAAATCAAACGTCCAATACGTCCTTCTTCTACCCACTGCTTTGCGCGAAGCAGTCCTTCGTGGAAACGGAAGCAGTGTGCAACCATGACGACGTGTTGTTTTTCTTTCGCTAGCTTTTCAAGTTCATCTATACCTTCCAAAGTAACTGAAAGGGGTTTCTCCGTAAGTACATCAGCATTAGCTTCTATGGCTTCGATTGCTTGCGGGATGTGAAGTGCAGTAGGCGTGCAAATAACCACAGCATCAGGTTTGTCCGCTAGGCTTTTTTCATAGTCGGAGTATACTTTTTTAATGCCAAATTCATCTCTTGCCTTTGCGAGCATCTCAGGCAATGGATCGCAGACCCTAAGGTCTTCAATGCCTAGTTCGCTCAGTATTCTCGTGTGTCGCCGTCCGATTGAGCCAAAGCCCACAACTAAAACTTTTAGGTTTCTAATTTCGTTCATCTTTTTCATGGGGAACTACCAAGCCGTCAAGCCGCCATCAATTGCCAAGTTTTGGCCTGTGCAGTAGCTTGAAGCTTCGGATGCGAAGAAGACAACAGCGCCCTTTAGCTCTTTTCCATCCTGTCCCATTCTGCCCATTGGAATACTTTCGCTGAATGCTTTGACGAAA
Encoded here:
- a CDS encoding Gfo/Idh/MocA family oxidoreductase, whose translation is MDYSRRSFLRWSGVALAGAALTPSMVLADSEEAGGKRMEKSSKKIRIGVVGGGFGAAFHWHLHPNCIVEAVSDLREDRRKHLQNVYKCDKAYNSLEELVKDRNVDAVAVFTGAPDHVKHCVTCMKAGKHVISAVPACMSLEEAEELLETQQKTGLTYMMAETSYYHPVAISARKFYMEGKFGDIYYTEAEYHHAGMEYTLWKDAEGKPTWRWGFPPMLYPTHCTSFLVGTTGERLVEVTCIGWGDGDPIMDGNPYNNKFWNETALFKTDKGHAFRVSINWRGAFGGCERAQWYGSKMSLFEPHPNGVGAVIRRATNKYVKDSAGYDVGLAEFERYEPPNWAELLLPEPLRVGGGHEGAEPFLTHEFVDALLNERTPAIDIYEALAYTVPGIIAHKSALEGGKHMKVPVYKRKA
- a CDS encoding Gfo/Idh/MocA family oxidoreductase, with protein sequence MKKMNEIRNLKVLVVGFGSIGRRHTRILSELGIEDLRVCDPLPEMLAKARDEFGIKKVYSDYEKSLADKPDAVVICTPTALHIPQAIEAIEANADVLTEKPLSVTLEGIDELEKLAKEKQHVVMVAHCFRFHEGLLRAKQWVEEGRIGRLISIRALVGEYIPEVMPNYKNMYISKYSGVYELMHDIDLALWYASQRPVRVFGIDGNFSDVEMNSPDMVEMLIEFEDRCVASVHLDFFERARHRQMELLGTEGTIFVEFARWDKCVLSLYEAKTRKWYIEELETDRDDMFRAEDRTFLETVINRSSVPVDIREGRKVVEVMLAAQESARTKTSVLLKST
- a CDS encoding arylsulfatase, yielding MKLVGAGLAAISSSNVFASENKSRPNILFLMTDQHRWDCLGCMGNKAIKTPNLDRIAREGALFLNAYSSTPTCTPARAALLTGLSPWHHGMIGFGQVAERYAFEMPRALNDAGYYTFAIGKLHYHPQRNYHGFQGALLDESGRVFSPDFISDYRKWFKEKAPDLNPDATGIGWNDYRSGIYALPEELHPTRWTGDQAVNFIENYRRDEPFMLKVSFARPHSPYDPPKRFWESYNEDDMPAPYIGDWAAKFGEKANPKNYTLWYGDLGIEQVRRSRRGYYGSISFIDEQVGRILKALEKRGMMENTLILFTSDHGDMQGDHYHWRKSYPYEGSAAVPMLIRWPESLGIATKRGIRLTQVVELRDVLPTFLDAAGATIPNNLDGHSLLELIRGNANSWREYLDLEHDVCYSPTNNWYALTDGRWKYIFNGFDGSQELFDLKEDPGEEHNLANDPAYSRTLKFWRHRLIKHLSERDERFVANGDLVLRKEKILYGPNYPTKPQNE
- a CDS encoding glycosyl hydrolase family 28-related protein; the encoded protein is MRLLLIVSTLILMAVQLLAQENGNMEGILNAKQYGAKADGVTDDTAAVQKALDEAAKFGGVVYLPPGKYLIKGSLNIPPGVSLKGCNKAPRYNNPLTGTVILATGGRDDENGPALFELHASTSVSGLTVYYPEQKVTDIHPYAWTFHLQGEDNTVENVTLINSYNGIRVGPEPNVRHRIRSVYGCVLRRGIFVDACTDIGRIENVQFHGHWWWSKEVGGDIEIVNKYMINNCEAFIFGRTDWEYVTNTFVFPVKIGYHFIKTPSGMCNGQFCGIGADWAQRCIVVEEIQFMGLLITNGQFVAFAGDNPIEVEIAPTCNGSVRLVNCAFWGPSIQNVVSHNQGFTSLSDCYFSTPHSSPNPVVEADNGRLQIRGCSFQAGNKPSIALRKGLKNAIVTENNGEHGVVIINEIGDKAIIANNEPPEQP